A stretch of the Aphis gossypii isolate Hap1 chromosome 2, ASM2018417v2, whole genome shotgun sequence genome encodes the following:
- the LOC126550036 gene encoding zinc finger protein Noc-like: protein MAIMDSNSESNQYQYIQDTSLASLDSKTSPLAMLVRTCSQIGADPPMAAAAKSKKPAAAAPVSATAAAADRPHSASPASAASAYLGHSAAKHHRNHNNNYMEEPPKPAKLNFKPYENTVLTPSPHHAVQQHHHSSPYGLNLHSGHNNNNNNNNDDECRPKSSSSEDNGSGHGKKRKSASPRDEYGAHHKSSRRSSSSASSSETAAAASTASAAAASDPSTNPIIRSGLEVMHGATAKAFCPPPPMPAHSPYKPDPLAAFRHTYLPGAPWMPTAVSLAAASAGKPSPSDCKDPMCGGPASGCGQQQQHHAAAAAALAFATQYHPMMAAAGACPAGCVQCDHQRYLSSLMAAASVPAFYAPVARPYTCSWVIPGGGHMQSSSPTSAAAAEAAAVPSLCGKSFSTSDELLQHIRTHTSGGGAGSAVSSAAACMAAGAAGPMSPTTAAAFSAYNSHLSRHLFHHPSAAAYGKPPPSMMPPSPFSAFNPTAAYCYPPPPPSSAAAAAAAYHHHHHQQLYSPRGDASAATVSR from the coding sequence TTGGATTCCAAGACAAGCCCGCTAGCCATGTTGGTGAGGACCTGCAGCCAGATCGGCGCCGACCCGCCGATGGCGGCCGCCGCAAAGTCGAAAAAACCCGCGGCCGCCGCTCCCGTCTCGGCCACGGCCGCCGCCGCGGACCGGCCGCACAGCGCGTCACCGGCCTCCGCCGCCTCGGCGTACTTGGGCCACTCGGCCGCCAAACACCACCGGAACCACAACAACAACTACATGGAAGAGCCTCCCAAACCGGCAAAGTTGAACTTTAAACCGTACGAGAACACCGTGTTGACACCGTCGCCGCATCACGCCGTGCAGCAGCACCATCACTCTTCGCCCTACGGTCTGAACTTGCATTCCGgccacaacaacaacaacaacaacaacaacgacgACGAGTGCCGGCCCAAGAGCAGCAGTTCCGAAGACAACGGAAGCGGTCACGGCAAGAAGCGCAAGTCCGCGTCGCCGCGTGACGAGTACGGCGCGCACCACAAGAGCAGCCGTCGGTCGTCGTCGTCCGCTTCCTCGTCGGAAACCGCCGCGGCCGCGTCCACCGCTTCCGCCGCGGCGGCGTCCGACCCGTCCACCAACCCGATCATCCGGTCCGGACTGGAAGTGATGCACGGCGCCACGGCCAAGGCTTTCTgcccgccgccgccgatgCCGGCCCACTCGCCGTACAAACCGGACCCGCTGGCCGCCTTCCGGCACACGTACCTGCCCGGCGCCCCGTGGATGCCGACCGCCGTGTCGCTGGCCGCCGCCTCGGCCGGAAAACCGTCGCCGTCCGACTGCAAAGACCCGATGTGCGGCGGCCCGGCTTCCGGTTGCGGCCAACAGCAACAGCaccacgccgccgccgcggccGCGCTGGCGTTCGCCACCCAATACCACCCGATGATGGCCGCGGCCGGCGCCTGTCCGGCCGGTTGCGTGCAGTGCGACCACCAGCGGTACCTGTCCTCGCTGATGGCCGCCGCTTCCGTGCCCGCGTTCTACGCCCCCGTCGCCCGCCCCTACACTTGCAGTTGGGTGATACCCGGCGGCGGCCACATGCAATCGTCGTCGCCGACctcggccgccgccgccgaagcGGCCGCCGTGCCGTCGCTGTGCGGCAAGAGCTTCAGCACGTCCGACGAACTCTTGCAGCACATTCGCACCCACACTTCCGGCGGCGGCGCCGGAAGCGCCGTCTCGTCCGCGGCCGCTTGCATGGCCGCCGGCGCCGCGGGACCGATGTCGCCCACCACGGCGGCCGCGTTCTCGGCGTACAACAGCCACCTGTCGCGGCACCTGTTCCACCACCCGTCCGCGGCCGCTTACGGCAAACCGCCGCCGTCCATGATGCCGCCGTCGCCGTTCAGCGCGTTCAACCCGACGGCCGCGTACTGTtacccgccgccgccgccgtcctCGGCCGCGGCGGCCGCTGCGGCCTACCACCATCACCATCACCAACAGCTGTACTCGCCCCGCGGTGACGCGTCCGCGGCCACGGTCAGCCGTTAA